One Mycolicibacterium parafortuitum DNA segment encodes these proteins:
- a CDS encoding TDT family transporter, with translation MGTGIVANAGASLPVHVPGLRGFALVVWVASAVWLVVLILAMIAHWLRNPTVARSHARNPTMAHFYGAAPMALLTVASGALIVGEDLVGTRIAVDMAWMLWIAGTLGGLFTAMSIPYLMFTQYRVEPDAAFGGWLMPVVPPMVAAATGSLLIPHMAPGTGRATMLYGCYAMFGLSLVASLIIITMVWSRLSHFGTSGTARVPTLWIVLGPLGQSITVAGLLGTDAALAVDDELAAGMRVFAVLYGVPVWGFAVLWIGLATALTVRTLRRGMPFALTWWSLTFPVGTFVTGTTQLAVHTALPAFRYAAAVAYVGLLCTWILVAVRTFRVGITRGLFTPPGSDPIRAYKDPAT, from the coding sequence ATGGGCACCGGCATCGTCGCCAATGCCGGTGCGTCTCTTCCGGTGCACGTGCCGGGATTGCGGGGGTTCGCGCTCGTGGTGTGGGTCGCCTCGGCGGTGTGGCTGGTGGTCCTGATCCTGGCGATGATCGCGCACTGGCTGCGCAACCCGACCGTCGCACGCAGCCACGCCCGCAACCCGACGATGGCGCACTTCTACGGGGCGGCACCGATGGCGCTGCTGACCGTCGCGTCGGGAGCGCTCATCGTCGGCGAGGACCTCGTCGGCACCCGGATCGCGGTCGACATGGCGTGGATGCTGTGGATCGCGGGCACCCTCGGCGGCCTGTTCACCGCGATGAGCATTCCGTACCTGATGTTCACGCAGTACCGGGTCGAACCCGACGCCGCGTTCGGCGGCTGGCTGATGCCGGTGGTGCCGCCCATGGTGGCGGCCGCGACGGGCAGTCTGCTCATCCCGCACATGGCACCGGGAACGGGCCGGGCCACCATGCTCTACGGCTGCTACGCGATGTTCGGGCTGTCGCTGGTCGCGTCCCTGATCATCATCACGATGGTCTGGAGCAGGTTGTCGCATTTCGGCACTTCGGGGACCGCCCGGGTGCCGACACTGTGGATCGTCTTGGGTCCGCTGGGCCAATCCATCACTGTCGCCGGACTTCTCGGCACCGACGCCGCGCTGGCCGTCGACGACGAGTTGGCCGCCGGGATGCGGGTGTTCGCGGTGCTCTACGGCGTGCCGGTATGGGGTTTCGCGGTGCTGTGGATCGGGCTGGCGACCGCGCTGACCGTGCGCACGCTGCGCCGCGGCATGCCGTTCGCACTGACCTGGTGGAGCCTGACGTTCCCGGTCGGCACGTTCGTCACCGGTACCACCCAACTCGCGGTGCACACCGCGCTGCCCGCGTTCCGTTACGCCGCGGCGGTCGCCTATGTCGGCCTGTTGTGCACGTGGATCCTGGTGGCCGTGCGGACATTTCGCGTCGGTATCACCCGCGGGCTGTTCACCCCGCCGGGCAGTGACCCGATCCGTGCGTACAAGGACCCCGCCACGTAG
- a CDS encoding LLM class flavin-dependent oxidoreductase — protein sequence MTMPVMEPDLDRATLKAWARLVDDGPFSSLCWGERIAFDNPESLTLLGALGAWTERVRLVTTVVIPQLHDPVMLAKQLATGDLLCDGRLTVGIGVGGRHEDYRAVGADPATQTMREMAERVDLMKRVWAGEKLTDSTLPVGPPPVQAGGPPLQVGTLGPKTVRSAAGWAEGVAGTTLDLDTGKQNELFDIARDAWREAGKGAPHLATSFWFAIGDGDAPRQQVHRHLLRYMNWIPSEFVDALAPTTGFAGTADELCAVLDGFAAIGTDEVHLIPTSSDIEQVRRAAEVVAELG from the coding sequence ATGACGATGCCGGTGATGGAGCCCGATCTCGACCGGGCGACGCTGAAGGCGTGGGCGCGACTGGTCGACGACGGGCCGTTCTCGTCGCTGTGCTGGGGTGAGCGGATCGCGTTCGACAATCCCGAGAGCCTCACGCTGCTCGGTGCGCTGGGGGCATGGACCGAGCGGGTGCGGCTGGTCACGACGGTGGTGATCCCGCAGCTGCACGACCCGGTGATGCTCGCCAAACAGCTGGCCACCGGCGACCTGTTGTGCGACGGACGGCTGACCGTCGGGATCGGCGTGGGTGGGCGGCACGAGGATTACCGCGCGGTCGGCGCGGATCCCGCGACGCAGACAATGCGCGAGATGGCCGAGCGGGTGGACCTGATGAAGCGCGTGTGGGCGGGGGAGAAGCTGACCGACTCGACGCTGCCGGTCGGGCCGCCCCCGGTGCAGGCCGGCGGGCCGCCGCTGCAGGTCGGAACGCTCGGACCCAAGACCGTGCGCAGCGCCGCCGGGTGGGCCGAGGGGGTCGCGGGCACGACGCTGGATCTGGACACCGGTAAGCAGAACGAGCTGTTCGACATCGCCCGCGATGCATGGCGGGAGGCCGGCAAGGGTGCGCCGCACCTGGCGACGTCGTTCTGGTTCGCGATCGGGGACGGCGACGCGCCCCGGCAGCAGGTGCACCGTCACCTGCTGCGGTACATGAACTGGATCCCGTCGGAGTTCGTCGACGCGCTGGCGCCGACGACCGGGTTCGCGGGCACCGCCGACGAGCTCTGTGCGGTCCTGGACGGATTCGCCGCCATCGGCACCGACGAGGTGCACCTGATCCCGACGAGCTCGGACATCGAGCAGGTGCGCCGGGCCGCCGAGGTGGTTGCCGAGCTCGGGTGA
- a CDS encoding DUF899 domain-containing protein gives MEPTLPPIVSRAEWDRARAELLVREKELIRLKDTVSAARRRLPMVEVGTPYVFDTESGPLSLLDLFDGRRQLIVQHFMFGSDWDEGCPGCSMMADHIGPLSHLYAKDTSLVLVSRAPVGKLVAFKDRMGWDLPWVSSGRSTFNEDFHTTVDGEEHHSISAFLRDGDRVFHTWQTFDRGEEPFMLVFDLLDLTVYGRQETWEDSPPGWPQQPPYEWIRLHDSY, from the coding sequence ATGGAGCCCACCCTGCCGCCGATCGTGTCCCGCGCCGAATGGGACAGGGCCCGCGCCGAACTGCTGGTGCGCGAGAAGGAGCTGATCCGGCTCAAGGACACGGTCAGCGCGGCCCGACGCAGGCTGCCGATGGTCGAGGTCGGCACGCCCTACGTGTTCGACACCGAGTCCGGCCCGCTGAGCCTGCTGGATCTGTTCGACGGGCGTCGCCAGCTCATCGTGCAGCACTTCATGTTCGGGTCAGACTGGGACGAAGGGTGCCCGGGCTGCTCGATGATGGCCGACCACATCGGCCCGCTGTCGCACCTGTACGCCAAGGACACCTCGCTGGTGCTGGTGTCACGCGCACCGGTGGGCAAGCTCGTCGCGTTCAAGGACCGGATGGGATGGGACCTGCCGTGGGTGTCCTCGGGGCGCAGCACCTTCAACGAGGACTTCCACACCACCGTCGACGGCGAGGAGCATCACTCGATCAGCGCATTCCTGCGCGACGGTGACCGCGTGTTTCACACCTGGCAGACGTTCGACCGCGGTGAGGAGCCGTTCATGCTGGTCTTCGACCTGCTCGATCTGACCGTCTACGGGCGGCAGGAGACCTGGGAGGACTCACCCCCGGGGTGGCCGCAGCAGCCGCCGTATGAGTGGATCCGGTTGCACGACTCGTACTGA
- a CDS encoding M13-type metalloendopeptidase, which yields MGALAVALGIGLAVASTGGIGEALADTGGADSASSASDSASASARKPHVARAQDAPSGATKSAAGGEDEPAAGGGNQRAAGSEVDPVGSKVSSQRDADLDIDIDPDADADADVDVADGDADADVVDSEPDSRVDEAFGARPDDTDSRTTRIRADNPPPATAPVALDASSRKTSAAQQKSAATETAQVMLAGQLTSAGPLPPVGPPAPPNLLVLLTGWFGNLQRTFFNRAPDARDQTVTLVLDKPENVSDPLALSASDQDGDALSFSLLVNRGPRRGVVTFDQATGTFTYDPDDAFARSGGTDTFTYKVSDASADWHLPGLVSLLTKTDFGHADLATVTIRVAPTLRSGIDLTNVDDSVRIQDDPFGWLNGTWWKNYQIPARRNGAGVIHEVFDTVAQRIRELVTGIDREAAQPDSDAQRIADMFASFMDTAAVADAGVQPLLAELARIDNAADHSALAAVLGSLAGVNFGFETWVDTDAKDSSRLVLQLNQVALGLPDRAYYIEPRHATILAEYPEHIARMFALVYGGVAGDYTQAAQRIVAFESALAAAQWDPVELRDPVAIYNPRSLAELAAEAPGFDWGSWAHGYGASSEHTETVIVRQPDYLTAYAQAWSAESLQDLKVWASWLTIHSRAILLTDDILAENFAFNHQRLFGQERTSDRWQRGLSAVNDVLGFAVGKLYVDKHFPVEAKRQIEDMVDNLLAAYRDSIAELEWMSPETRAKALEKLDKMTVKVGYPETWVDYSGLVIAPDDLYGNYVRGLGAARARDLDRVGPLVDRSTWIDVPQDVNAYYSAGTNEIIFPAGFLLAPLFDPEADIAASYGAIGSVIGHEIGHAFDDEGSQYDGDGNLVDWWTAADRAAFEAKTQRLIEQYDGYVPRQLPNGPHVNGALTVGENIADLGGLAIALKAYVKSLGGQTAPVVDGYTGVQRVLLGYVQFYRGKYNDGTLLSLMATDPHAPAEFRANGVLRNLDTFYEAFGVTKTDAMYLPPEQRVRIWY from the coding sequence GTGGGGGCCCTGGCGGTGGCCTTGGGGATAGGTCTGGCCGTCGCATCCACGGGGGGAATCGGCGAGGCGCTGGCCGATACCGGCGGAGCGGATTCGGCGTCGTCGGCATCGGACTCTGCCTCGGCCTCCGCCCGCAAGCCCCACGTGGCGCGGGCCCAGGACGCCCCGTCCGGCGCAACCAAGAGTGCCGCGGGCGGCGAGGACGAACCCGCCGCGGGCGGCGGGAATCAGCGCGCCGCGGGCAGCGAGGTCGATCCCGTCGGGTCCAAGGTGTCGTCCCAGCGCGACGCGGACCTTGATATCGATATCGACCCGGATGCCGACGCCGATGCCGATGTCGATGTCGCCGATGGCGATGCCGACGCCGATGTCGTTGATTCCGAACCGGACTCGCGCGTCGACGAGGCCTTCGGCGCCCGGCCCGACGATACCGACAGCCGCACCACGCGAATCCGTGCCGACAACCCTCCGCCCGCCACGGCACCCGTGGCACTGGACGCGTCGAGTAGGAAAACGTCGGCAGCACAGCAGAAGTCGGCGGCGACCGAGACGGCGCAGGTGATGTTGGCCGGTCAGCTCACGTCGGCCGGTCCGCTGCCGCCGGTCGGTCCACCGGCGCCGCCGAACCTGTTGGTGTTGCTGACCGGATGGTTCGGCAATCTCCAGCGCACCTTCTTCAACCGGGCGCCTGACGCCCGCGACCAGACGGTGACGCTGGTCCTGGACAAGCCGGAGAACGTCAGTGATCCGCTTGCCTTGTCGGCCAGTGACCAGGACGGGGATGCGCTGTCCTTCAGCCTGTTGGTCAACCGGGGGCCCAGGCGCGGCGTTGTCACCTTCGACCAGGCCACGGGAACGTTCACCTACGATCCCGACGATGCGTTCGCACGCAGCGGTGGCACGGATACGTTCACCTACAAGGTCAGCGACGCGTCAGCCGATTGGCATCTGCCGGGTCTGGTCAGCTTGCTGACCAAAACCGACTTCGGACACGCCGACCTCGCCACCGTGACGATCAGGGTGGCGCCGACGCTCAGGTCGGGAATCGACCTGACCAACGTCGACGACAGTGTTCGCATCCAGGACGATCCGTTCGGCTGGCTGAACGGCACATGGTGGAAGAACTACCAGATCCCGGCCCGCCGAAACGGCGCCGGTGTTATCCACGAGGTTTTCGACACAGTGGCGCAACGCATTCGCGAGCTGGTCACCGGTATCGACCGCGAGGCAGCACAGCCCGATTCCGATGCCCAACGCATCGCCGACATGTTCGCGAGCTTCATGGACACCGCCGCCGTCGCCGACGCCGGCGTGCAGCCGCTACTCGCGGAGCTGGCCAGAATCGACAACGCGGCCGACCACTCAGCGCTGGCCGCCGTGCTCGGCTCCCTGGCCGGGGTGAACTTCGGGTTCGAGACATGGGTGGACACGGACGCCAAGGATTCGTCCCGCCTCGTCCTGCAACTCAACCAGGTCGCACTCGGGCTCCCGGACAGGGCCTACTACATCGAGCCGCGGCACGCGACCATCCTGGCCGAGTACCCGGAGCACATCGCCAGGATGTTCGCGTTGGTGTACGGCGGGGTGGCCGGCGATTACACCCAGGCCGCACAACGCATCGTGGCCTTCGAGTCGGCGCTGGCAGCCGCGCAGTGGGACCCGGTCGAGCTTCGCGATCCCGTAGCGATCTACAACCCGCGCAGTCTCGCCGAACTGGCGGCGGAGGCGCCGGGGTTCGACTGGGGTTCGTGGGCGCACGGGTACGGAGCATCATCCGAACACACCGAGACGGTGATCGTCCGTCAACCCGACTATCTGACGGCATACGCCCAAGCCTGGTCGGCGGAATCGCTCCAGGACCTCAAGGTCTGGGCGAGCTGGCTGACCATCCACAGCCGCGCGATCCTGCTCACCGACGACATCCTCGCGGAGAACTTCGCGTTCAACCATCAGCGGCTGTTCGGCCAGGAGCGGACCAGCGACAGGTGGCAGCGGGGACTGTCGGCCGTCAACGATGTGCTCGGCTTCGCAGTGGGAAAGCTCTACGTCGACAAGCACTTTCCGGTTGAAGCCAAGCGTCAGATCGAAGACATGGTCGACAACCTGCTCGCGGCGTACCGGGACAGCATTGCCGAACTCGAGTGGATGTCCCCGGAAACCCGGGCCAAGGCCCTGGAAAAACTGGACAAAATGACCGTCAAGGTCGGTTATCCCGAGACCTGGGTCGACTATTCCGGCCTGGTCATCGCGCCCGACGACCTCTACGGGAACTACGTGCGTGGTCTTGGCGCCGCACGGGCGCGCGACCTGGACCGAGTCGGCCCGCTGGTCGACCGCAGCACATGGATCGACGTCCCGCAGGACGTCAACGCGTACTACTCAGCCGGTACCAATGAGATCATCTTCCCTGCAGGGTTTTTGCTGGCCCCGCTGTTCGACCCCGAGGCCGACATCGCGGCCAGTTACGGAGCGATCGGCTCGGTCATCGGCCACGAGATCGGTCACGCCTTCGACGACGAGGGTTCTCAGTACGACGGCGACGGCAACCTCGTCGACTGGTGGACGGCGGCCGACCGCGCCGCGTTCGAGGCGAAGACACAGCGACTGATCGAACAGTACGACGGCTATGTGCCGCGGCAACTTCCCAACGGGCCCCACGTCAACGGGGCACTGACGGTGGGTGAGAACATCGCCGATCTCGGTGGGCTGGCCATCGCCCTCAAGGCATACGTCAAATCCCTGGGCGGCCAGACCGCTCCCGTCGTCGACGGATACACCGGAGTGCAGCGTGTCCTGCTCGGGTATGTGCAGTTTTACCGAGGCAAGTACAACGACGGCACACTCCTGTCGCTGATGGCCACCGATCCGCATGCGCCGGCCGAGTTCCGGGCCAACGGGGTTCTGCGCAACCTCGACACGTTCTACGAGGCGTTCGGTGTCACCAAGACGGACGCGATGTACCTTCCTCCGGAACAGCGCGTACGTATCTGGTACTGA
- a CDS encoding acyl-CoA dehydrogenase family protein, translating into MDFQFSEEQVLLRDTTRDMLSRKYDPESRLKTLDSELGWSRDVWKQLAEVGVLGLGFDEDAGGQIEVLVVLTEIGRRLAPEPVLHAALGPGALIAEAGTEQQCALLDEVAAGERLLAFAHLEPGMRLPTAAVATKAVRDGDSWTVSGSKNPVLAGDCADTLVVSAQLPDGGTGLFLVDAAATARTPFRTFDGQRGAQIDFDSVAAEPLGDAADASEAISRALVRISSGLCAEALGAMEEALRLTSEYLTQRKQFGVTLSKFQTLTQRAADMYVSLELARSMTFYAAMSVADDNLDTTIAARAKLQIGRSGRHIAQESIQLHGGIGVTAEYPISHYAARLTAIDRTLGSAQDHLHVLIDQLDDYEVVAL; encoded by the coding sequence ATGGATTTTCAGTTCAGTGAAGAGCAGGTCCTGCTCCGCGACACCACCCGGGACATGCTGTCGCGTAAGTACGACCCCGAAAGTCGGCTCAAGACCCTCGATTCCGAACTCGGATGGAGCCGCGACGTCTGGAAGCAGCTCGCCGAGGTGGGTGTTCTCGGTCTCGGATTCGACGAGGACGCCGGCGGGCAGATCGAGGTTCTCGTCGTACTCACCGAGATCGGCAGGCGGCTGGCGCCCGAACCGGTGTTGCACGCCGCGCTCGGGCCCGGTGCGCTGATCGCCGAGGCCGGAACCGAACAACAGTGCGCCCTGCTCGACGAGGTCGCCGCCGGCGAGCGGCTGCTGGCGTTCGCCCACCTCGAACCCGGGATGCGCCTGCCCACCGCCGCGGTCGCGACCAAGGCTGTGCGTGACGGGGATTCGTGGACCGTCAGCGGCAGCAAGAACCCGGTGCTGGCCGGTGACTGCGCCGATACGCTCGTCGTCAGCGCACAGCTGCCCGACGGCGGGACCGGACTGTTCCTCGTCGACGCCGCCGCGACCGCGCGCACGCCGTTCCGCACGTTCGACGGCCAGCGCGGTGCGCAGATCGACTTCGACTCGGTCGCCGCCGAACCGCTCGGCGACGCCGCCGACGCGTCAGAGGCAATCTCGCGGGCGCTGGTGCGGATCTCGTCGGGGCTGTGCGCCGAAGCCCTCGGCGCGATGGAGGAAGCGCTGCGGCTGACGAGCGAGTACCTCACGCAGCGCAAGCAGTTCGGGGTCACGCTGAGCAAGTTCCAGACGCTGACCCAGCGGGCCGCCGACATGTACGTCTCGCTGGAACTCGCCCGCAGCATGACGTTCTACGCGGCGATGTCGGTCGCCGACGACAACCTGGACACGACCATCGCCGCGCGGGCCAAGCTGCAGATCGGCCGGTCGGGACGCCACATCGCCCAGGAGTCCATCCAGCTGCACGGCGGTATCGGCGTGACGGCCGAGTACCCGATCTCGCACTACGCGGCGCGGCTCACCGCGATCGACCGCACCCTGGGTTCCGCGCAGGACCATCTGCACGTGCTGATCGACCAGCTCGACGACTACGAGGTCGTCGCGCTCTAG
- a CDS encoding acyl-CoA dehydrogenase family protein, translating into MQLALTPEEAEFRDELRNFYRTKIPAEIRERTRTGSEANRDDIVTANKILNDHGLMVPNWPVEWGGKDWTPIQHQIWLDEMQLASVPEPLTFNAKMVGPVIAEFGSQELKERFLPPTAAVDIWWCQGFSEPEAGSDLASLRTTALRDGDSYVVNGQKTWTTLGQYADWIFCLVRTDPNAPKKQAGISFLLIDMNTPGITLRPIKLIDGSYEVNEVFFEDVRVPADQLVGEENQGWSYAKFLLGNERTGITQIGRTKLKLAEAKERAKASGLIDDPLFAARLAETENDVLALELTQMRVATGSKEGKPNPASSVLKLRASELQQAATELLMEVAGADALPFGTDGIASADWAQEAAPRYLNYRKTSIYGGSNEVQRTIIASTILGL; encoded by the coding sequence ATGCAGCTGGCGCTCACGCCCGAGGAAGCCGAATTCCGCGACGAGCTTCGCAACTTCTACCGGACGAAGATCCCGGCCGAGATCCGCGAGCGGACCCGCACCGGCTCCGAGGCCAACCGCGACGACATCGTCACGGCGAACAAGATCCTCAACGACCACGGGCTGATGGTGCCCAACTGGCCGGTCGAATGGGGCGGCAAGGACTGGACGCCGATCCAGCACCAGATCTGGCTCGACGAGATGCAGCTGGCCAGCGTTCCCGAGCCGCTGACGTTCAACGCCAAGATGGTCGGCCCGGTGATCGCCGAGTTCGGTAGCCAGGAGCTCAAGGAGCGGTTCCTGCCGCCGACCGCGGCCGTCGACATCTGGTGGTGCCAGGGCTTCTCCGAGCCCGAAGCCGGCTCGGACCTCGCGTCGCTGCGGACCACCGCGCTGCGCGACGGCGACAGCTACGTCGTCAACGGCCAGAAGACGTGGACCACGCTCGGCCAGTACGCCGACTGGATCTTCTGCCTGGTCCGCACCGATCCGAACGCGCCCAAGAAGCAGGCCGGTATCTCGTTCCTGCTCATCGACATGAACACCCCCGGCATCACGTTGCGCCCGATCAAGTTGATCGACGGCAGCTACGAGGTCAACGAGGTGTTCTTCGAAGACGTCCGGGTGCCCGCTGACCAGCTGGTCGGCGAGGAGAACCAGGGCTGGTCGTACGCCAAGTTCCTGCTCGGCAACGAACGCACCGGCATCACCCAGATCGGTCGCACCAAGCTCAAGCTGGCCGAGGCCAAGGAGCGCGCGAAGGCCAGCGGCCTGATCGACGACCCGCTGTTCGCGGCACGGCTGGCCGAGACCGAGAACGACGTGCTGGCACTGGAACTGACGCAGATGCGGGTGGCGACCGGATCCAAGGAAGGCAAGCCCAACCCCGCCTCGTCGGTGCTGAAGCTGCGTGCCAGCGAGCTGCAGCAGGCCGCCACCGAACTTCTGATGGAGGTCGCGGGCGCCGACGCGCTGCCGTTCGGCACCGACGGAATCGCCTCGGCCGACTGGGCGCAGGAAGCCGCGCCGCGCTACCTGAACTACCGCAAGACCTCGATCTACGGCGGCAGCAACGAGGTCCAGCGCACCATCATCGCGTCGACCATTCTCGGATTGTGA
- a CDS encoding nuclear transport factor 2 family protein — MSDSAREIENLVYTYAERIDAGDFDGVAALFAHGRICGMEDGPPETVFEGSDRVRQMYEMAVRLHDDGTPKTRHFTTNVIIDVDDAAGTARGSAYYCVTQSTPELPLQIVVTGRYRDTFHRVDGNWWFDTRVMFVDQVGDTSHHLKF, encoded by the coding sequence ATGAGCGACTCGGCCCGTGAGATCGAGAACTTGGTGTACACCTACGCCGAGCGCATCGACGCGGGCGACTTCGACGGTGTCGCGGCGCTGTTCGCCCACGGCCGGATCTGCGGTATGGAGGACGGCCCGCCCGAGACGGTGTTCGAGGGCTCCGACCGGGTGCGCCAGATGTACGAGATGGCGGTGCGTCTGCACGACGACGGCACCCCGAAGACCAGGCACTTCACCACCAACGTGATCATCGACGTGGACGACGCCGCCGGGACCGCACGCGGCAGCGCCTATTACTGCGTCACCCAGTCCACGCCGGAGCTGCCGTTGCAGATCGTGGTGACCGGACGTTATCGCGACACCTTCCACCGCGTCGACGGCAACTGGTGGTTCGACACCCGGGTCATGTTCGTCGACCAGGTGGGTGACACCAGCCATCACCTCAAGTTCTGA
- a CDS encoding SDR family NAD(P)-dependent oxidoreductase: MTGQRIIVTGATNGVGLATATALARAGAQVILAVRNLELGARRAAEMGGDTEVVKLDLADQSSVRAFPGLFDGDVDVLINNAGLVAQHRSDTVDGFEMTLGTNFLGPFALTNLLFGRVRSKIVNVGSDAHKSASLAFDDLHARTGKWSSFPVYARSKLAVMLWGLELDRRLRSAGAPVTTYLTHPGWVSSNLSNVADTGAMAAAHSVVQRVANVIGNDIDAGAAPTLYCLTEPIPPGSYVGIAGRFGFKGPPTLSGRAPVACDYAAAQRLWEFAEQETGTTLPL; the protein is encoded by the coding sequence ATGACAGGTCAGCGGATCATCGTCACCGGCGCGACCAACGGGGTGGGGTTGGCGACCGCGACAGCGCTGGCCCGGGCCGGCGCGCAGGTGATCCTCGCTGTGCGCAACCTCGAGCTCGGCGCCCGCCGCGCCGCCGAGATGGGCGGCGACACGGAGGTGGTCAAACTCGACCTGGCCGACCAGTCCTCGGTGCGGGCGTTCCCCGGGCTGTTCGACGGAGACGTCGACGTGCTGATCAACAACGCCGGCCTCGTCGCCCAACATCGCAGCGACACCGTGGACGGCTTCGAGATGACGCTCGGCACGAACTTCCTCGGCCCGTTCGCCCTGACCAACCTGCTGTTCGGCCGGGTGCGGTCGAAGATCGTCAACGTCGGCTCCGACGCGCACAAGTCGGCCTCGCTGGCCTTTGACGACCTACACGCGCGAACCGGCAAATGGTCGTCGTTTCCGGTCTACGCGCGCTCGAAGCTCGCGGTGATGCTGTGGGGACTCGAACTGGATCGCCGGCTGCGGTCGGCGGGCGCGCCGGTCACGACGTACCTGACGCATCCGGGCTGGGTCTCGTCGAATCTTTCGAACGTGGCCGACACCGGCGCCATGGCCGCGGCCCACTCGGTGGTGCAGCGGGTGGCCAATGTGATCGGCAACGACATCGACGCAGGCGCTGCCCCGACGCTGTACTGCCTCACCGAACCCATCCCGCCGGGCAGCTACGTCGGCATCGCGGGACGGTTCGGCTTCAAGGGTCCGCCCACGCTCAGCGGCCGCGCCCCCGTGGCCTGCGATTACGCTGCCGCGCAACGACTCTGGGAGTTCGCCGAACAGGAGACGGGCACCACGCTTCCGCTGTGA
- a CDS encoding DUF1460 domain-containing protein, with protein sequence MPRLTNMLATLAMLPAVVLGAGSAHAAPAAHFTGTSEQILQTMLDTTAGTSDAASISGRFLGTPYGANTLIGSATEPEQLTVNLQAVDCFTYADYVEALKRADDRDEFLDSLVDVRYRDGDVSFENRKHFFTDWAATAPAVATDVTATVSDDAVRVPKTLNAKDSGGVYLPGIPVVARTVSYIPSSSVDADVVSRLRTGDYLGAYASDGGLDVTHVGIFVDSPDGPVFRHASSRSGEDMVVDTALADYLQTVPGVVVLRPLI encoded by the coding sequence ATGCCGCGGTTGACGAACATGCTCGCGACCCTCGCCATGCTGCCCGCCGTCGTTCTCGGCGCCGGCTCTGCGCATGCCGCTCCCGCGGCCCACTTCACCGGAACCAGCGAGCAGATCCTGCAGACGATGCTGGACACCACGGCGGGAACGTCGGATGCCGCGTCGATCTCGGGTCGGTTCCTCGGAACCCCCTATGGCGCAAACACTCTCATCGGTTCGGCCACCGAGCCCGAACAACTCACCGTCAATCTGCAGGCTGTCGACTGCTTCACCTACGCCGACTACGTCGAGGCCCTCAAACGGGCCGACGACCGCGACGAATTCCTCGACAGCCTGGTCGACGTCCGGTACCGCGACGGTGACGTGTCGTTCGAGAACCGCAAGCACTTCTTCACCGACTGGGCCGCGACGGCTCCGGCGGTGGCCACCGACGTCACCGCGACCGTCAGCGACGACGCGGTGCGGGTGCCGAAGACCCTCAACGCCAAGGATTCCGGCGGGGTCTACCTCCCGGGCATCCCGGTCGTCGCGCGCACCGTGTCCTACATCCCGAGCTCCTCGGTCGACGCCGACGTCGTGAGCCGGTTGCGCACCGGCGACTACCTCGGCGCATACGCCTCCGACGGCGGTCTCGACGTAACGCACGTCGGAATCTTCGTCGACTCCCCCGACGGCCCGGTGTTCCGGCACGCGTCGTCGCGCAGTGGTGAGGACATGGTGGTCGACACCGCGCTGGCCGACTACCTGCAGACCGTCCCGGGCGTCGTGGTGTTGCGACCGCTGATCTGA